The following are encoded in a window of Corynebacterium marinum DSM 44953 genomic DNA:
- the rpe gene encoding ribulose-phosphate 3-epimerase: protein MATPIIAPSILAADFSRLGEEVRAVANADWIHVDIMDGHFVPNLSFGPAITKTVDGITDQVLDVHLMIENPEEWVDQYIDAGADCVIFHVEAADDHVALARHLREKGVRAGFSLKPGTPIEPYLADLRFFDLVLVMSVEPGFGGQSFMPDQLEKVRTLRETIDNNRLTTLIEIDGGISEKTIGQAADAGCDAYVAGSAVYGKDDPAAAVDELRRLATR, encoded by the coding sequence ATGGCTACCCCGATCATCGCACCCAGCATCCTCGCCGCTGACTTCTCCAGACTCGGCGAGGAGGTCCGCGCCGTAGCGAACGCGGACTGGATCCATGTGGACATCATGGACGGACACTTCGTCCCCAACCTCTCCTTCGGCCCCGCGATCACGAAGACCGTGGACGGGATCACCGACCAGGTGCTCGATGTGCACCTGATGATCGAGAACCCGGAGGAGTGGGTCGACCAGTACATCGACGCGGGCGCGGACTGCGTCATTTTCCACGTCGAAGCCGCCGACGACCATGTCGCGTTGGCCCGCCACCTGCGGGAGAAGGGCGTGCGCGCCGGGTTCTCCCTCAAGCCGGGCACCCCGATCGAGCCCTACCTCGCGGACCTGCGCTTCTTCGACCTCGTCCTGGTGATGAGCGTGGAACCGGGCTTCGGCGGGCAGTCCTTCATGCCGGATCAGCTGGAGAAGGTCCGCACCCTGCGCGAGACGATCGACAACAACCGGTTGACCACCCTGATCGAGATCGACGGCGGCATCTCCGAGAAGACCATCGGGCAGGCCGCGGATGCCGGCTGCGACGCTTATGTCGCGGGCTCGGCGGTGTACGGCAAGGACGACCCGGCGGCGGCCGTCGACGAGCTGCGCCGGCTGGCCACCCGTTAG
- the ribH gene encoding 6,7-dimethyl-8-ribityllumazine synthase, translating to MSKEGLPSVEGIDAAGLSVAVVTARWNTEICEQMRGRAVATAREAGVEKLTEAHVMGALELPVVVQELARTHDAVVALGCVIRGGTPHFDYVCDSVTEGLTRIALDESTPVGNGVLTTNDQQQAVDRAGFPDSVEDKGAEAMAAALDAALTLRRLRGLRG from the coding sequence TTGAGCAAGGAAGGTCTTCCCTCTGTCGAGGGGATCGACGCCGCCGGACTGAGCGTGGCGGTCGTCACCGCCCGCTGGAACACCGAGATCTGCGAGCAGATGCGCGGCCGGGCCGTGGCGACGGCGCGGGAGGCGGGCGTCGAGAAGCTCACCGAGGCCCACGTGATGGGCGCCCTCGAGCTGCCGGTGGTCGTCCAGGAACTCGCCCGCACCCATGACGCCGTCGTGGCGCTGGGCTGCGTCATCCGGGGCGGGACCCCGCACTTCGACTACGTCTGCGACTCCGTCACGGAGGGGCTCACCCGCATCGCGCTGGACGAGTCCACGCCGGTGGGCAACGGCGTGCTCACCACCAACGACCAGCAGCAGGCGGTCGACCGGGCGGGTTTCCCCGACTCCGTCGAGGACAAGGGCGCAGAGGCGATGGCGGCGGCGCTCGACGCCGCGCTGACCCTGCGCCGCCTCCGCGGGCTCCGGGGATAG
- the whiA gene encoding DNA-binding protein WhiA: MALTARVKDELARVVVSRQSARAAETAALLRFSGQLQMVAGRLVLEAELDSAAVARRLAASLREMYGVEVHEHTISPGGVSKSSRHLLRVTEGTHDLARRLGLVTRSGHPVVGLPPQVIAGTVADNEAAWRGAFLAQGSLTEPGRSSALEVACPCQEAALALVGAARRLGVSAKTKETRGTDRVVVRDGDAIGALLTRMGAQQIRLEWEDKRLRREGRSTANRLANFDDANLRRSARAAVAAAARVERAMQILGDDVPEHLAEAGQLRVAHRQASLEELGRLADPQMTKDAVAGRIRRLLSMADKRAEEMDIPDTNEAVTDDLLEGA, from the coding sequence GTGGCGTTGACGGCAAGAGTCAAGGACGAGCTCGCACGGGTGGTGGTTTCCCGGCAGTCCGCGCGGGCGGCGGAGACCGCGGCGCTGCTCCGGTTCTCCGGGCAGCTGCAGATGGTCGCCGGCCGGCTCGTGCTAGAGGCGGAGCTCGATTCCGCGGCCGTCGCCCGCCGGCTGGCGGCCTCCCTCCGCGAGATGTACGGGGTGGAGGTGCACGAGCACACGATCAGCCCGGGCGGGGTGTCGAAAAGCTCCCGGCACCTCCTCCGTGTCACCGAGGGCACACACGACCTCGCCCGCCGGCTGGGCCTGGTGACCCGGTCGGGGCATCCGGTGGTCGGGTTGCCTCCACAGGTGATCGCAGGCACCGTCGCCGACAACGAGGCGGCGTGGCGCGGCGCCTTCCTGGCGCAGGGTTCGTTGACCGAGCCGGGCCGTTCCTCCGCTCTCGAGGTGGCGTGCCCCTGTCAGGAGGCGGCGCTGGCGCTGGTGGGGGCGGCCCGCCGCCTGGGTGTGTCCGCGAAGACGAAGGAGACCCGGGGCACCGACCGGGTCGTGGTCCGCGACGGGGACGCCATCGGTGCCCTGCTCACCCGGATGGGAGCCCAGCAGATTCGGTTGGAATGGGAGGACAAACGCCTGCGGCGGGAGGGTCGTTCCACGGCCAACCGGCTGGCCAACTTCGACGACGCCAACCTGCGGCGCTCCGCGCGGGCGGCGGTCGCGGCGGCCGCGCGGGTGGAGCGTGCCATGCAGATCCTCGGCGACGACGTCCCCGAGCATCTCGCCGAGGCCGGCCAGCTGCGCGTCGCCCACCGCCAGGCTTCGCTGGAGGAACTCGGCCGTCTGGCGGACCCGCAGATGACGAAGGACGCCGTCGCCGGCCGCATCCGGCGGCTGCTGTCGATGGCGGACAAGCGGGCCGAGGAAATGGACATTCCCGACACGAACGAAGCCGTCACCGACGATCTGCTCGAGGGCGCCTGA
- a CDS encoding PH domain-containing protein encodes MSVSEKNVEADETSRRPLTDEERAFYAALDPHAQTTTKPWEFEVRSPSLKRLAWIVVAVVMAVHIFMGYFLDLEFTGATVTFIDKLAFPFVGVVISVLGYLSFTRPRVRANEDGVEIRNIVGTRFYPWAVVYGLHFPQGARMARLELPEFEYVPMWAMQASDGAAVVRAVSQFRELEAKYMPQD; translated from the coding sequence TTGAGCGTGAGTGAGAAGAATGTGGAAGCCGACGAGACCAGCCGCCGACCGTTGACGGACGAGGAGCGCGCCTTCTACGCCGCGCTCGACCCGCATGCGCAGACGACCACGAAGCCGTGGGAGTTCGAGGTGCGTTCCCCGTCGCTGAAGCGGCTGGCGTGGATCGTCGTCGCGGTGGTGATGGCGGTGCACATCTTCATGGGCTACTTCCTGGACCTGGAGTTCACCGGGGCCACCGTCACCTTCATCGACAAGCTGGCCTTCCCGTTCGTCGGCGTGGTCATCTCCGTCCTCGGTTACCTGTCCTTCACCCGTCCCCGGGTGCGCGCGAACGAGGACGGCGTGGAGATCCGCAACATCGTCGGCACCCGTTTCTACCCCTGGGCCGTGGTGTATGGGCTGCACTTCCCGCAGGGCGCGCGCATGGCCCGCCTGGAGCTGCCCGAGTTCGAGTACGTGCCCATGTGGGCGATGCAGGCCTCTGACGGCGCGGCCGTGGTCAGGGCGGTCTCGCAGTTCCGCGAGCTCGAGGCCAAGTACATGCCGCAGGACTAG
- the uvrC gene encoding excinuclease ABC subunit UvrC, with product MADPSTYRPAPGSIPAEPGVYRFRDDNRRVIYVGKANSLRARLANYFQDVTTLHPRTRQMVFSASSVEWTVVASEVEALQLEYTWIKRYDPRFNVKYRDDKTYPLLAVSTGEAVPRAFFYRGPRRRGVRYFGPYSHAWAVRETLDLLTRVFPMRTCSKGVYNRHENLGRPCLLGYIDKCAAPCVGRVSVEEHREIVDGFVSFMSGHTDQVVRQLTRQMEQAAEELEFERAARLRDDLGAINKVMEQQAVVLGDGTDADFIAVDSDELEAAVQIFHVRGGRIRGQRGWVVERTEEPVEELIRNFLIQFYSDAVERAQAEEADEKQRVTRRGVDNFSHNPPKPGAAVPREILVQHLPAEAGEVAELLAGLKGAAVDLRVPQRGDKRALMETVERNAKESLRQHKIKRVGDLTARSAALQDIQEALGLEEAPLRIECTDISHIQGTDVVASLVVFEDGLPRKSDYRRYRIREAAGGGHSDDVASIAEITRRRFLRHHQDRLAVPDEESEAQTFADEQVEEMSTDQRRFAYPPNLFIVDGGLPQVNAAQKVFDELGIVDVTLIGLAKRLEEIWVPGESDPVILPRASQGLFLLQQIRDEAHRFAITYHRQQRSKRMRVSELDGVPGLGATRRTELVKHFGSVKKLKEASEAEIAEVKGFGPRLAAAVFGHLHPGAHDSMAT from the coding sequence ATGGCTGATCCGAGTACCTACCGCCCGGCCCCGGGGAGCATTCCCGCGGAGCCGGGCGTCTACCGATTCCGGGACGACAACCGGCGCGTCATCTACGTGGGCAAAGCCAACAGCCTCCGGGCGCGGCTGGCCAACTACTTCCAGGACGTGACCACCCTCCACCCGCGGACGCGGCAGATGGTGTTCAGCGCATCCTCGGTCGAGTGGACGGTCGTCGCCAGCGAGGTCGAGGCGCTCCAGCTGGAGTACACCTGGATCAAACGCTATGACCCGCGCTTCAACGTCAAGTACCGCGACGACAAGACCTACCCGCTGCTGGCGGTCTCCACGGGGGAGGCCGTCCCCCGGGCCTTCTTCTACCGGGGCCCGCGCCGCCGCGGGGTCCGCTACTTCGGCCCCTACTCCCACGCGTGGGCGGTGCGGGAAACCCTCGACCTGCTGACCAGGGTGTTCCCGATGCGGACCTGCTCGAAAGGCGTCTACAACCGCCACGAGAACCTGGGCCGGCCCTGCCTGCTGGGATACATCGACAAGTGCGCGGCGCCCTGCGTCGGGCGGGTGAGCGTCGAGGAGCACCGGGAGATCGTCGACGGATTCGTCTCCTTCATGTCCGGGCACACCGACCAGGTCGTGCGGCAGCTGACCCGGCAGATGGAGCAGGCCGCCGAGGAACTCGAGTTCGAGCGGGCGGCCCGGCTGCGCGACGACCTGGGGGCCATCAACAAGGTGATGGAGCAGCAGGCGGTGGTGCTCGGGGACGGCACCGACGCGGACTTCATCGCCGTGGATTCCGACGAGCTGGAAGCCGCCGTCCAGATCTTCCACGTGCGCGGCGGCCGGATCCGCGGCCAGCGGGGCTGGGTGGTGGAGCGCACGGAGGAGCCGGTCGAGGAACTCATCCGGAACTTCCTCATCCAGTTCTACTCGGACGCGGTCGAGCGGGCACAGGCGGAGGAGGCGGACGAGAAGCAGCGGGTGACGCGGCGCGGCGTCGACAATTTCTCGCACAACCCGCCGAAACCCGGGGCGGCGGTGCCGCGCGAGATCCTCGTCCAGCATCTGCCGGCGGAGGCGGGGGAGGTAGCCGAGCTGCTCGCCGGGCTCAAGGGCGCCGCGGTGGATCTGCGCGTCCCGCAGCGGGGCGACAAGCGGGCGCTCATGGAGACCGTGGAACGCAACGCGAAGGAGTCGCTGCGGCAGCACAAGATCAAGCGCGTCGGCGATCTGACGGCCCGTTCCGCGGCGCTGCAGGACATCCAGGAGGCGCTCGGCCTGGAGGAGGCGCCGCTGCGCATCGAGTGCACCGACATCTCCCATATCCAGGGCACCGACGTGGTCGCCTCCCTCGTGGTCTTCGAGGACGGGCTGCCGCGCAAGTCCGACTACCGCCGCTACCGGATCCGCGAGGCGGCCGGCGGCGGCCACTCGGACGACGTCGCCTCCATCGCGGAGATCACCCGGCGGCGTTTCCTGCGCCACCACCAGGACAGGCTCGCGGTGCCCGACGAGGAATCGGAGGCGCAGACCTTCGCTGACGAGCAGGTCGAGGAGATGAGCACCGATCAGCGGCGCTTCGCCTACCCGCCGAACCTGTTCATCGTCGACGGCGGCCTGCCGCAGGTCAACGCGGCGCAGAAAGTATTCGACGAGCTCGGCATCGTCGACGTCACCCTCATCGGGCTGGCTAAGCGCCTCGAGGAGATCTGGGTGCCCGGCGAGTCCGACCCGGTGATCCTGCCCCGCGCCTCCCAGGGGCTGTTCCTCCTGCAGCAGATCCGTGATGAGGCACACCGGTTCGCCATCACCTACCATCGCCAGCAGCGCTCGAAGCGGATGCGGGTCTCTGAACTGGACGGCGTGCCCGGCCTGGGGGCGACCCGCCGGACGGAGCTGGTCAAGCACTTCGGATCGGTGAAAAAGCTCAAGGAGGCCAGCGAGGCGGAGATCGCCGAGGTGAAGGGTTTCGGCCCCCGGTTGGCCGCCGCGGTCTTCGGCCACCTCCATCCTGGCGCCCACGATAGTATGGCGACATGA
- the rapZ gene encoding RNase adapter RapZ, with product MTSTPVVPSRFSTPPVLITGMSGGGLSSAAKVLEDKGFFVVQNLPPQLIVDFLELCLRQDPPVEKVSFVLDVRTRLFGGDLRATLGELAEKGLSPTVLFMDARDDVLIRRFDSVRRTHPLQGEDTLQLGLERERQITNGIKELSDIIIDTSSLSVHDLRRAIEASFGTMAHNRQHVTFESFGFKHGAPQDADLMVDVRFLPNPYWIPELRGFRGTDEPVSDYVLSREGAGDFLDKFVDMFDSMLSGYRHEGKNFITVAVGCTGGHHRSVAVSEELGRRLRQRGDIDVNVMHRDITRN from the coding sequence ATGACCTCAACCCCTGTTGTGCCGTCCCGCTTCTCGACGCCCCCCGTCCTCATCACCGGCATGTCCGGCGGAGGGCTCAGTTCGGCGGCGAAGGTGCTGGAGGACAAGGGGTTCTTCGTGGTCCAGAACCTTCCCCCGCAGCTCATCGTCGATTTCCTGGAGCTGTGCCTCCGGCAGGATCCGCCGGTGGAGAAGGTCTCCTTCGTCCTCGACGTCCGCACCCGCCTCTTCGGCGGCGACCTCCGGGCGACGCTGGGGGAGCTCGCGGAGAAGGGGTTGAGCCCCACCGTGCTGTTCATGGACGCCCGCGACGACGTGCTCATCCGCCGCTTCGACAGCGTGCGGCGCACCCACCCGCTGCAGGGCGAGGACACCCTCCAGCTGGGCCTGGAGCGCGAGCGCCAGATCACCAACGGGATCAAGGAACTCTCCGACATCATCATCGACACCTCCAGCCTGTCGGTGCACGACCTGCGCCGCGCCATCGAGGCGTCCTTCGGCACGATGGCGCACAACCGCCAGCACGTCACGTTCGAGTCCTTCGGCTTCAAGCACGGCGCCCCGCAGGACGCCGACCTCATGGTGGACGTCCGCTTCCTGCCCAACCCGTATTGGATCCCTGAGCTGCGCGGATTCCGCGGCACCGACGAGCCGGTGAGCGACTACGTGCTCAGCAGGGAGGGGGCGGGTGATTTCCTCGACAAGTTTGTCGATATGTTTGACTCCATGCTCAGCGGTTACCGCCACGAGGGCAAGAACTTCATCACCGTGGCCGTCGGCTGCACCGGCGGGCACCACCGTTCCGTCGCGGTGTCCGAGGAACTCGGCCGGCGTCTGAGACAACGCGGCGACATCGACGTCAACGTCATGCACCGCGACATCACCCGTAACTGA
- a CDS encoding riboflavin synthase: MFTGLVEEVGTVAALEPQGDALRLTIEAPKVLSDAAFGDSIAVNGVCLTVTDFDERRFTADVMQESLDRTGLGQLVVGSPVNLERALAAGARLGGHIMQGHVDGTSRLLSRTSSEHWDVLRFSLGQELARYVVEKGSIAVNGTSLTVSAVGEDWFEVSLIPTTLAETTHGRLAEGDVVNLEVDVLAKYVEKMLGARAEGRADGAEG; this comes from the coding sequence ATGTTCACCGGACTCGTCGAGGAGGTCGGCACCGTCGCCGCCCTCGAGCCGCAGGGCGACGCCCTCCGCCTGACCATCGAGGCGCCCAAGGTGCTTTCCGACGCCGCGTTCGGCGACTCCATCGCCGTCAACGGCGTGTGCCTGACCGTCACCGACTTCGACGAGCGCCGTTTCACAGCGGACGTCATGCAGGAGTCTCTGGACCGCACGGGGCTGGGGCAGCTGGTGGTGGGATCGCCGGTCAACCTGGAGCGCGCCCTCGCCGCGGGCGCCCGGCTCGGCGGCCACATCATGCAGGGCCACGTGGACGGCACCTCCCGGCTGCTGAGCCGCACCTCCTCGGAGCACTGGGACGTGCTGCGTTTTTCGCTCGGGCAGGAACTGGCCCGCTACGTCGTGGAGAAGGGATCCATCGCGGTCAACGGCACCTCCTTGACTGTCTCGGCGGTGGGGGAGGACTGGTTCGAGGTCAGCCTCATCCCGACCACCCTCGCGGAAACCACCCACGGCCGGCTCGCAGAGGGGGATGTGGTCAACCTCGAGGTCGACGTCCTGGCCAAGTACGTGGAGAAGATGCTCGGTGCCAGGGCCGAAGGCCGCGCCGACGGCGCCGAGGGCTAA
- a CDS encoding bifunctional 3,4-dihydroxy-2-butanone-4-phosphate synthase/GTP cyclohydrolase II yields MSDESVDPNGRLRLDSVERAIADIAAGKAVVVVDDEDRENEGDLIFAAELATPELVAFMVRYSSGYICAALTNEDCDRLGLPPMVARNEDARHTAYTVTVDAATGTTGISAASRAETIQRLASPATTRRDFTRPGHVVPLRAVKGGVLARDGHTEASVDLAVLAGLRPAGVLCEIVSEIDPTDMARGPELRGFADEHGLALISIEQLIDYRRRTETQVDRLVETNLPTEFGEFRVVGYRHQIDGTEFVALVAGDVDGGEDVLVRVHSECLTGDVFASRRCDCGPQLQAAMRMVQEAGRGVIVYLRGHEGRGIGLMSKLEAYRLQDLGLDTVDANLEQGLPADAREYSAAGQILRDLGVASASLMTNNPTKREAMEGYGVEITGRTSVPVVPNEDNIRYLRTKRDRMGHDLPAVAHWDEEHEGEIS; encoded by the coding sequence GTGAGTGACGAATCTGTGGACCCGAACGGCCGCCTGCGCCTGGACTCCGTCGAGCGCGCGATCGCCGACATCGCTGCCGGAAAGGCGGTCGTCGTCGTGGACGACGAGGACCGGGAGAACGAGGGGGACCTCATCTTCGCGGCGGAGCTGGCGACTCCGGAGCTGGTGGCCTTCATGGTCAGGTACAGCTCCGGCTACATCTGCGCCGCGCTGACCAACGAGGACTGCGACCGCCTCGGTCTGCCGCCCATGGTGGCGCGCAACGAGGACGCACGCCACACCGCCTACACCGTCACCGTCGACGCGGCCACCGGCACCACCGGCATCTCCGCCGCCTCGCGCGCGGAGACCATCCAGCGCCTCGCCAGCCCTGCCACCACACGCCGCGACTTCACCCGCCCGGGGCACGTCGTCCCGCTGCGCGCGGTCAAGGGCGGCGTGCTCGCCCGTGACGGCCACACGGAGGCCTCCGTCGACCTGGCGGTGCTGGCCGGCCTGCGGCCCGCCGGCGTGCTGTGCGAGATCGTCTCCGAGATCGACCCGACCGACATGGCCCGCGGCCCGGAGCTGCGCGGCTTCGCCGACGAGCACGGACTGGCGCTCATCTCCATCGAGCAGCTCATCGACTACCGGCGCCGCACCGAAACCCAGGTCGACCGTCTCGTGGAAACGAATCTCCCGACCGAGTTCGGCGAGTTCCGGGTGGTGGGTTACCGCCACCAGATCGACGGCACCGAGTTCGTGGCGCTGGTCGCCGGCGACGTCGACGGAGGGGAGGACGTGCTGGTGCGCGTCCATTCCGAGTGCCTGACGGGCGACGTCTTCGCCTCCCGCCGCTGCGACTGCGGCCCCCAGCTGCAGGCCGCCATGCGGATGGTGCAGGAGGCCGGCCGGGGGGTGATCGTGTACCTGCGCGGGCACGAGGGCCGCGGCATCGGGCTGATGTCGAAGCTCGAGGCCTACCGCCTGCAGGACCTCGGCCTGGACACCGTCGACGCCAACCTGGAGCAGGGTCTGCCAGCCGACGCCCGCGAGTATTCGGCCGCCGGCCAGATCCTCCGCGACCTCGGCGTGGCCTCCGCTTCCCTGATGACCAACAACCCCACCAAGCGTGAGGCGATGGAGGGCTACGGCGTCGAGATCACCGGCCGCACCTCCGTGCCGGTCGTGCCGAACGAGGACAACATCCGCTACCTGCGCACGAAGCGCGACCGGATGGGTCACGACCTCCCCGCCGTCGCACACTGGGACGAAGAACACGAAGGAGAAATCAGTTGA
- the ribD gene encoding bifunctional diaminohydroxyphosphoribosylaminopyrimidine deaminase/5-amino-6-(5-phosphoribosylamino)uracil reductase RibD — translation METALAAAVAAGESVRGTTSPNPPVGAAILDRQGNLVGTGATEPAGGAHAEIVALREAGEKAEGGTAVVTLEPCNHTGLTGPCSQALLAAGIEFVYYCHPDPDPKAQGGADHLRQQGVGVERLDRDVDTLRPWLTAVRRNRPHVTLKFAQTLDGFTAALDGSSKWITGDEARRHVHADRTKRDAVIIGTGTAIADDPSLTARDGALELPNQPRRVVIGGRSLTGHARNLHHLGFEQYRGIPDALWRLWDSGARDVLVEGGAHLASGFMESGTVDAIQAYIAPKLLGQGRSVLTEAVGLTIAEAAEFTLRHVTRLGDDVLLELTRKD, via the coding sequence ATGGAAACCGCCCTCGCGGCGGCCGTCGCGGCGGGCGAGTCCGTCCGCGGGACGACGAGCCCCAATCCGCCGGTGGGTGCGGCGATCCTGGACCGGCAGGGCAACCTGGTGGGCACCGGCGCCACGGAGCCGGCGGGCGGAGCCCACGCCGAAATCGTCGCGCTGCGCGAGGCAGGGGAGAAGGCGGAGGGCGGCACGGCCGTCGTCACGCTGGAACCCTGCAACCACACCGGCCTGACGGGGCCCTGCTCGCAGGCCCTGCTCGCGGCCGGCATCGAGTTCGTCTACTACTGCCACCCCGACCCCGACCCGAAGGCGCAGGGCGGGGCGGACCACCTCCGTCAGCAGGGGGTGGGGGTCGAACGGCTCGACCGGGACGTCGACACACTCCGGCCGTGGCTGACTGCGGTGCGCAGGAACCGGCCGCATGTCACCCTGAAGTTCGCCCAGACCCTCGACGGATTCACCGCGGCGCTGGACGGCTCGAGCAAGTGGATCACCGGCGACGAAGCTCGCCGCCACGTCCACGCGGACCGCACGAAGCGGGACGCGGTGATCATCGGCACCGGTACCGCGATCGCGGACGACCCCTCGCTCACGGCGCGTGACGGCGCCCTCGAACTGCCCAACCAGCCGCGCCGGGTGGTCATCGGCGGCAGGTCGCTGACGGGCCACGCCCGCAACCTGCACCACCTGGGGTTCGAGCAGTACCGGGGAATCCCCGATGCACTCTGGCGGTTGTGGGATTCAGGTGCCCGGGACGTCCTCGTCGAGGGTGGCGCCCACCTGGCCTCCGGTTTCATGGAGTCGGGCACGGTGGACGCGATCCAGGCGTACATCGCCCCCAAGCTTCTCGGGCAGGGCCGTTCCGTGCTCACCGAGGCGGTGGGGCTGACGATCGCCGAAGCCGCCGAATTCACCCTGCGTCACGTCACCCGCCTGGGCGATGACGTGCTGCTGGAACTGACCCGAAAGGACTGA
- a CDS encoding gluconeogenesis factor YvcK family protein, with protein MTSLGGGHGLYQTLVAARLSAPDSITAVVTVADDGGSSGRLRREMDIIPPGDLRMALAALAGDDDEGRFWARTLQHRFGGSGALAGHAVGNLLIAAFKEVLGDEQSALDKIAELTRSHGRVVPMCNQPLEIEAEVAGLDDDPRLIRPVRGQVAVATTPGTVRRVKLIPDRPEACGLAVAAIRDADLVTLGPGSWFSSVIPHLLIPGIVEALNSTEALKVVVLNLSAELGETQGFSSERHIHMLSQHAPSLRVDHILVDSHTIPTSAERSYLQRAAGGLGADVVFEDLRRQDSDGRSLNKHDPSKLSAALMSLHRSAREGKASD; from the coding sequence ATCACCTCACTGGGAGGCGGGCACGGCCTCTACCAGACGCTCGTCGCCGCCCGGCTCAGCGCGCCGGACTCCATCACCGCCGTGGTCACCGTCGCCGACGACGGGGGGTCCTCCGGCCGGTTGCGCCGCGAGATGGACATCATCCCGCCCGGGGACCTGCGGATGGCACTCGCGGCCCTGGCCGGCGACGACGATGAGGGCCGCTTCTGGGCCAGGACCCTGCAGCACCGCTTCGGTGGCAGCGGGGCGTTGGCCGGCCATGCGGTGGGCAACCTCCTCATCGCCGCGTTCAAGGAGGTGCTCGGGGACGAGCAGTCGGCGCTGGACAAGATCGCGGAGCTGACCAGGTCCCACGGCCGGGTCGTGCCGATGTGCAACCAGCCGCTGGAGATCGAGGCGGAGGTGGCGGGGCTCGACGACGACCCACGGCTCATCCGGCCGGTCCGCGGCCAGGTGGCCGTCGCCACCACACCCGGCACCGTCCGGCGGGTGAAGCTCATACCGGACCGTCCCGAGGCCTGCGGCCTGGCGGTCGCGGCCATCCGGGACGCCGACCTGGTCACTCTCGGCCCCGGTTCCTGGTTCTCCTCGGTCATCCCGCACCTGCTCATCCCCGGTATCGTCGAGGCCCTCAACAGCACTGAGGCGCTCAAGGTCGTGGTGCTCAACCTCTCCGCGGAGCTGGGGGAGACGCAGGGCTTCTCCTCGGAGCGGCACATCCACATGCTCAGCCAGCACGCCCCCTCGTTGCGCGTCGACCACATCCTCGTGGACTCGCACACCATCCCGACGTCCGCGGAACGCTCCTACCTGCAGCGCGCCGCCGGCGGCCTGGGCGCGGACGTCGTGTTCGAGGACCTGCGCCGGCAGGACAGCGACGGGCGTTCGCTGAACAAACACGACCCCTCCAAACTGTCGGCGGCGCTCATGTCCCTCCACCGCAGCGCCCGGGAGGGGAAGGCGTCCGACTAG